Proteins from a genomic interval of Pseudoruegeria sp. SHC-113:
- the ftsW gene encoding putative lipid II flippase FtsW, which yields MTEMVYGAAPVKSGEPVLPKWWRTVDKWSLSFILLLFVIGLLLGLAASVPLAERNGLSQYHYVQRQLVFGGMALSVMFVVSTFTPVMVRRLGVMCFFAAFAALLLLPFFGTDFGKGAVRWYSLGFASVQPSEFLKPVFVIMAAWLMAASQEINGPPGKSISFALVITIVGLLAMQPDFGQACLVLFGWGVMYFVAGAPLVLLIGMALAVVAAGTVAYNSSEHFARRIDGFLNPEVDPTTQMGYATNAIREGGFFGVGVGEGQVKWSLPDAHTDFIIAVAAEEYGLILVLIIIGLYATITFRSLMRLMRERDPFIRLAGTGLACMFGVQALINIGVAVRLLPSKGMTLPFVSYGGSSLIAGGLAVGMLLALTRTRPQGEIGDHFLRRGHGG from the coding sequence ATGACGGAAATGGTGTATGGCGCGGCTCCCGTGAAGAGCGGCGAGCCGGTACTTCCGAAATGGTGGCGGACGGTGGACAAGTGGTCGCTGTCTTTCATCCTGTTGTTGTTTGTGATCGGATTGCTGCTGGGGCTTGCGGCCTCGGTGCCGCTGGCCGAGCGCAACGGGCTTTCGCAATATCATTATGTACAGCGGCAGCTTGTCTTTGGCGGCATGGCGCTTTCGGTGATGTTTGTTGTCTCTACCTTCACGCCCGTCATGGTGCGCAGGCTTGGGGTGATGTGTTTCTTCGCAGCCTTCGCGGCCCTTCTGTTGTTGCCGTTCTTCGGCACCGATTTCGGCAAGGGCGCGGTGCGCTGGTATTCGCTGGGCTTTGCCTCCGTGCAGCCGTCGGAGTTTCTGAAACCCGTTTTCGTGATCATGGCGGCCTGGCTGATGGCCGCCAGCCAGGAAATCAACGGCCCCCCGGGCAAGTCGATCTCTTTCGCGCTGGTGATCACCATCGTCGGCCTTTTGGCCATGCAGCCCGATTTCGGGCAGGCCTGCCTTGTGCTCTTTGGCTGGGGCGTGATGTATTTCGTAGCCGGTGCGCCGCTCGTCCTGCTGATCGGCATGGCGCTGGCCGTGGTAGCGGCCGGAACGGTAGCCTATAACAGCTCGGAGCATTTCGCGCGCCGCATCGATGGCTTCCTGAACCCCGAAGTCGATCCCACCACCCAGATGGGCTACGCGACCAACGCCATCCGCGAGGGCGGTTTCTTTGGCGTCGGCGTGGGCGAGGGGCAGGTGAAATGGTCGCTGCCCGATGCGCATACGGATTTCATCATTGCCGTGGCGGCCGAGGAATACGGGCTGATCCTCGTGCTGATCATCATCGGCCTCTATGCCACCATCACCTTCCGCTCCCTGATGCGGCTGATGCGGGAGCGCGATCCCTTCATCCGGCTCGCAGGCACCGGCCTCGCTTGCATGTTCGGCGTGCAGGCGCTGATCAACATCGGCGTGGCGGTGCGGCTTCTGCCCTCAAAAGGCATGACGCTGCCCTTCGTCTCCTACGGTGGCTCTTCGCTTATTGCAGGCGGGCTGGCCGTCGGCATGTTGCTGGCCCTGACCCGCACGCGCCCGCAGGGCGAGATCGGCGACCACTTCCTGCGCCGGGGACACGGCGGGTGA
- the mraY gene encoding phospho-N-acetylmuramoyl-pentapeptide-transferase: protein MLYWLTEFSDGGDVFNLFRYITLRAGGAFFTALIFGFIFGRPLINLLRAKQSNGQPIRTDGPASHLETKQGTPTMGGVLILGAVIVSTLLWARWDNPYVWMILFVTLSYGLIGFIDDYQKVAHNNPKGVPGRVRLLLGCGIGAIAAVWTAWVQPADLANHLAFPFFKDLLLNLGIFFIPFTIFVIVGAANSVNLTDGLDGLAIMPVMIAAGTLGAIAYAVGRVDFTDYLEVHYVPGTGEILIFCAGLIGGGLGFLWYNAPPAAVFMGDTGSLALGGALGAIAIATKHELVLGIVGGLFVVETLSVIIQVGYFKMTGKRVFLMAPIHHHFEKRGWAESQIVIRFWIISLILALIGLATLKIR from the coding sequence GTGCTGTACTGGCTGACCGAGTTTTCCGACGGCGGGGATGTGTTCAACCTCTTCCGCTACATTACCCTGCGCGCCGGTGGCGCCTTTTTCACGGCGCTGATCTTCGGCTTCATCTTCGGCCGCCCCCTGATCAACCTGCTGCGCGCCAAGCAGAGCAACGGCCAGCCGATCCGCACCGATGGCCCCGCCAGCCACCTTGAAACCAAGCAGGGCACGCCGACGATGGGCGGGGTTCTGATCCTTGGCGCGGTAATCGTCTCCACACTGCTCTGGGCGCGCTGGGATAACCCCTATGTCTGGATGATCCTCTTCGTGACGCTCTCTTACGGGCTGATCGGCTTCATCGATGACTACCAGAAGGTCGCGCATAACAACCCGAAAGGGGTGCCGGGCCGGGTGCGCCTGTTGTTGGGCTGCGGGATCGGCGCAATCGCGGCCGTCTGGACGGCCTGGGTGCAGCCCGCCGATCTGGCCAATCATCTGGCCTTTCCCTTCTTCAAGGATCTGCTGCTGAACCTCGGCATCTTCTTCATTCCCTTCACGATTTTCGTCATCGTCGGCGCGGCGAACTCGGTGAACCTGACAGACGGGCTCGATGGGCTCGCGATCATGCCGGTGATGATCGCCGCCGGCACGCTGGGCGCGATTGCCTATGCGGTGGGCCGGGTCGACTTCACCGATTACCTGGAGGTTCACTACGTGCCGGGCACCGGGGAGATCCTGATTTTCTGCGCCGGGCTGATCGGCGGCGGGCTAGGCTTTTTGTGGTACAACGCGCCGCCTGCAGCCGTGTTCATGGGCGACACCGGATCGCTTGCCCTGGGTGGCGCACTTGGGGCCATCGCGATTGCCACGAAGCACGAGCTGGTGCTGGGCATCGTCGGCGGGCTTTTCGTGGTGGAAACGCTCTCGGTGATCATCCAGGTCGGTTACTTCAAGATGACGGGCAAACGCGTCTTCCTCATGGCCCCGATCCATCACCATTTCGAGAAACGCGGCTGGGCGGAAAGCCAGATCGTGATCCGTTTCTGGATCATCTCGCTGATCCTCGCGCTGATCGGGCTGGCCACCCTGAAAATCCGCTGA
- the murC gene encoding UDP-N-acetylmuramate--L-alanine ligase — translation MSAATKLPLELGAIHFVGIGGIGMSGIAEVLLNHGYTVQGSDLKDSKITERLAGLGAKIFIGQRAENLQDAEVVVISSAIKPGNPELDAARAQGLPVVRRAEMLAELMRLKSNVAVAGTHGKTTTTTMVATLLDAGGIDPTVINGGIIHAYGSNARMGQGEWMVVEADESDGTFNRLPATIAIVTNIDPEHMEHWGDFDTLRAGFHQFVSNIPFYGLAVCCTDHPEVQALVGRITDRRVVTFGFNAQADVRAVNLTYKAGVAHFDILLQGEDSKIEGCTLPMPGDHNVSNALSAVAVARHLGMKREEIREALASFGGVNRRFTKVGEINGVTIIDDYGHHPVEIEAVLKAARQASEGRVIAVHQPHRYSRLASLFEDFCTCFNEADVVGISEVFSAGEDPIPGASRDDLVAGLIRHGHRHARAVESEEDLERLVREQAAPGDMVVCLGAGTISTWAHGLPARLKDLDAAS, via the coding sequence ATGAGTGCAGCAACGAAACTTCCGCTGGAACTGGGCGCCATTCACTTCGTCGGGATCGGCGGGATTGGCATGTCGGGCATCGCGGAGGTGCTGCTGAACCACGGCTATACCGTTCAGGGCTCTGACCTGAAGGACAGCAAGATCACCGAGCGCCTTGCCGGGCTGGGCGCGAAGATCTTCATCGGCCAGCGCGCCGAGAACCTTCAGGATGCCGAGGTCGTGGTGATTTCTTCCGCGATCAAGCCGGGCAACCCCGAGCTCGACGCCGCCCGCGCGCAAGGTTTGCCCGTGGTGCGCCGCGCCGAGATGCTGGCCGAGCTGATGCGCCTGAAATCCAACGTCGCCGTGGCCGGCACCCACGGCAAGACGACAACCACCACGATGGTGGCCACGCTGCTGGATGCGGGCGGGATCGATCCGACCGTGATCAACGGCGGCATCATCCACGCCTATGGCTCCAACGCGCGCATGGGGCAGGGCGAATGGATGGTGGTGGAGGCCGATGAAAGCGACGGCACCTTCAACCGCCTGCCCGCAACGATTGCCATCGTCACCAACATCGATCCGGAGCATATGGAGCACTGGGGCGATTTCGACACGCTGCGCGCAGGGTTCCACCAGTTCGTTTCCAACATCCCCTTCTACGGGCTGGCCGTCTGCTGCACCGATCATCCAGAGGTGCAGGCGCTTGTGGGCCGCATTACCGACCGCCGCGTGGTGACCTTTGGCTTCAACGCGCAGGCCGATGTGCGCGCGGTGAACCTGACGTATAAGGCGGGTGTGGCGCATTTCGACATCCTGCTGCAAGGCGAAGACAGCAAGATCGAAGGCTGCACCCTGCCGATGCCGGGCGATCACAACGTCTCCAACGCGCTGTCGGCCGTGGCCGTGGCGCGCCACCTCGGCATGAAGCGCGAGGAAATCCGCGAGGCGCTGGCCAGTTTCGGCGGCGTGAACCGGCGCTTCACCAAGGTGGGCGAGATCAACGGTGTCACCATCATCGACGATTACGGCCACCATCCGGTGGAGATCGAAGCGGTGCTGAAAGCCGCGCGGCAGGCCAGCGAAGGCCGGGTGATCGCGGTGCACCAGCCGCACCGCTACTCGCGGTTGGCCTCGCTCTTTGAGGACTTCTGCACCTGTTTCAACGAGGCCGATGTGGTGGGGATTTCCGAGGTTTTCTCCGCCGGTGAGGATCCGATCCCCGGTGCGAGCCGCGATGATCTGGTGGCAGGGCTGATCCGCCACGGCCACCGCCACGCACGTGCAGTGGAAAGCGAAGAGGATCTGGAGCGGCTGGTGCGCGAGCAGGCCGCGCCGGGGGATATGGTCGTCTGCCTTGGGGCGGGCACGATTTCCACCTGGGCGCATGGGTTGCCTGCGCGCCTGAAGGATCTGGACGCAGCGTCATGA
- a CDS encoding SDR family NAD(P)-dependent oxidoreductase produces MPRALVTGGNRGIGRAIAEGLVAQGHEVVIGVRDMTGGASVAEAIGAQAVPLDLTDLQSRAAISDAGAFDILINNAGVLPEGGMLANPAGFAACMAVMVEGPFDLIRALAPGMVARGYGRIVNLSSDWGAFSQGLHGPNAYGVAKAALNALTLALSRELPAQTVKINAMCPGWVATRMGGAGAPRTPEEGAQTALWLANLATDGPPGGFFRDQKPLEW; encoded by the coding sequence ATGCCGCGCGCGCTCGTCACCGGCGGCAACCGAGGCATTGGCCGCGCCATCGCCGAAGGGCTGGTGGCGCAAGGCCATGAGGTTGTCATCGGCGTGCGGGACATGACTGGCGGGGCCTCCGTGGCCGAGGCGATCGGGGCGCAGGCCGTGCCGCTGGATCTGACCGATCTGCAAAGCCGCGCCGCCATCTCGGACGCAGGCGCGTTCGACATCCTGATCAACAACGCAGGCGTCCTGCCCGAGGGCGGGATGCTCGCCAACCCGGCAGGCTTTGCCGCCTGTATGGCCGTCATGGTGGAAGGGCCCTTCGATCTGATCCGCGCGCTCGCGCCCGGCATGGTCGCGCGAGGATACGGGCGCATCGTGAACCTCTCGTCCGACTGGGGCGCGTTTTCGCAAGGGCTGCACGGGCCCAACGCCTATGGCGTGGCCAAGGCGGCGCTGAACGCGCTCACACTGGCGCTGTCACGCGAGTTGCCTGCCCAAACTGTGAAGATAAACGCCATGTGCCCGGGCTGGGTCGCCACGCGCATGGGCGGGGCCGGCGCGCCGCGCACGCCCGAAGAGGGCGCGCAAACGGCGCTCTGGCTGGCCAATCTCGCGACGGACGGGCCGCCGGGCGGCTTCTTCCGCGATCAGAAACCCTTGGAGTGGTGA
- a CDS encoding UDP-N-acetylmuramoyl-L-alanyl-D-glutamate--2,6-diaminopimelate ligase, protein MAGQAEARSLAALGLNARGGRDAQITGLSVDSRTVKEGHLFAALPGSKIHGGEFIQYALRMGAGAVLTDPEGARIAEAELAQSEAALVVVEDPRLALAYAAALWFAAQPETMVAVTGTNGKTSVATFCRQIWNLLGEEAVNLGTTGVEGSFTAPLAHTTPEPITLHRALAQCADAGVTHAAMEASSHGLSQRRLDGVRLAAAGFTNFTQDHLDYHETFEAYFEAKMGLFTRVLPEEGVAVVNIDDPKGEEVCAITEGRGQRVLRVGRGQGADLRLTAQRFDATGQDLLFQFEGKAYTARLNLIGGFQAENVLLACGLVIAAGADAPRVFEVLGDLTTVRGRMQLAATRENGAAVFVDYAHTPDAVATALKAMRPHVMGRLVVIVGAGGDRDKGKRRLMGQAAAAHADVVFVTDDNPRSEEPASIRAMVMEGCPEATEVGDRAEAILRAVDTLQPGDVLLIAGKGHESGQVIGDDVLPFDDAEQASVAVAALEGRL, encoded by the coding sequence ATGGCCGGGCAGGCTGAGGCAAGATCGCTCGCGGCGCTTGGGCTCAATGCCCGGGGCGGGCGCGACGCGCAGATCACGGGGCTGTCGGTGGACAGCCGGACCGTGAAGGAAGGCCATCTTTTCGCGGCCCTTCCGGGCAGCAAGATCCATGGTGGAGAATTCATCCAATACGCCCTGCGCATGGGCGCGGGCGCGGTGTTGACCGATCCGGAAGGCGCGCGCATCGCAGAGGCAGAGCTTGCCCAAAGCGAGGCCGCGCTTGTGGTGGTGGAAGATCCGCGCCTCGCGCTGGCCTATGCTGCGGCGCTCTGGTTTGCCGCGCAGCCCGAAACCATGGTCGCCGTCACCGGTACAAATGGCAAAACAAGCGTGGCGACCTTCTGCCGCCAGATCTGGAACCTTCTCGGCGAAGAGGCGGTGAACCTCGGCACCACGGGCGTCGAGGGCAGTTTCACCGCGCCGCTCGCCCATACCACGCCGGAGCCGATCACCCTGCACCGGGCGCTGGCGCAATGCGCCGACGCCGGTGTGACCCATGCCGCGATGGAGGCTTCCTCGCATGGGCTTTCCCAGCGGCGGCTGGATGGCGTGCGGCTGGCGGCGGCCGGGTTCACCAATTTCACGCAAGATCATCTGGATTACCACGAGACCTTCGAGGCCTATTTCGAGGCCAAGATGGGGCTCTTCACCCGCGTGCTGCCCGAAGAGGGTGTGGCGGTGGTGAACATCGACGATCCCAAGGGCGAAGAGGTCTGCGCCATCACGGAAGGCCGCGGCCAGCGCGTGTTGCGCGTCGGGCGCGGGCAGGGGGCGGATCTGCGCCTCACCGCGCAGCGCTTTGATGCGACGGGGCAGGATCTGCTCTTTCAGTTCGAGGGCAAGGCCTACACCGCGCGGCTCAACCTCATCGGCGGCTTTCAGGCCGAGAACGTGCTGCTGGCCTGTGGCCTCGTGATCGCCGCCGGGGCCGATGCGCCGCGTGTTTTCGAGGTTCTGGGCGATCTGACAACCGTGCGGGGCCGGATGCAGCTTGCCGCCACGCGCGAAAACGGCGCTGCGGTGTTTGTGGATTACGCACATACGCCGGATGCGGTGGCCACGGCACTGAAAGCGATGCGCCCCCATGTGATGGGGCGGCTCGTGGTGATCGTCGGCGCGGGCGGGGATCGCGACAAGGGCAAGCGGCGCCTGATGGGGCAGGCGGCGGCAGCGCATGCCGATGTTGTTTTCGTGACCGATGACAACCCGCGCAGCGAAGAGCCCGCGAGCATCCGTGCCATGGTGATGGAAGGCTGCCCCGAAGCCACCGAGGTGGGCGACCGCGCCGAGGCGATCCTGCGCGCGGTGGACACGCTGCAGCCCGGCGACGTGCTGCTGATCGCGGGCAAGGGCCATGAGAGCGGGCAGGTGATCGGCGACGATGTGCTGCCCTTTGACGATGCGGAACAGGCAAGCGTGGCGGTGGCCGCGCTGGAAGGCAGGCTGTGA
- the murD gene encoding UDP-N-acetylmuramoyl-L-alanine--D-glutamate ligase, translating into MIPVLGYEGQKVAVLGLGRSGLATARALKAGGAEPLCWDDSAEAREKAEAEGFACADLSRDASWEGVAALITSPGIPHLYPEPNRHIAKAWEMGVPVDNDIGLFFRSYAAESWGDFDTPPRVIAVTGSNGKSTTSALIHHILREAGKPTQLAGNIGRGVLDIDPPQDGEVVVLELSSYQTDLARALTPDIAVFTNLSPDHLDRHAGMGGYFAAKRRLFAEGGPDRAVIGVDEAEGRYLANQMAQGAADDRVIRVSAESKLAGPGWSVFARKGFLSEMRKGRQVAAIDLRAIKGLPGAHNHQNACCAYAATRALGIAPKLIEQAFQSFEGLPHRSQIVAEIGGVTFVNDSKATNVDSAEKALQAFDNIRWIAGGLGKEGGIEALRGALGKVRKAYLIGFSARDFALQISDTPHEICETMEAAVARAAAEAEPGDTVLLAPAAASFDQFPNFEKRGEAFMSAVAQLKG; encoded by the coding sequence ATGATTCCGGTTCTTGGATATGAGGGGCAGAAAGTGGCCGTGCTGGGGCTGGGGCGTTCGGGCCTCGCCACGGCGCGCGCGCTGAAAGCTGGCGGCGCGGAGCCGCTCTGCTGGGATGACAGCGCGGAGGCGCGCGAGAAGGCGGAAGCCGAGGGCTTTGCCTGCGCCGATCTCTCCCGCGATGCCAGCTGGGAAGGCGTGGCCGCGCTGATCACCTCGCCCGGCATCCCGCATCTCTACCCGGAGCCGAACCGCCACATCGCCAAGGCTTGGGAGATGGGCGTGCCGGTGGACAATGACATCGGCCTGTTCTTCCGCTCCTACGCTGCCGAAAGCTGGGGCGATTTCGACACGCCCCCACGCGTGATCGCAGTGACAGGGAGCAATGGCAAATCCACCACCTCGGCGCTGATCCACCACATCTTGCGCGAAGCCGGAAAGCCGACGCAGCTTGCAGGCAACATCGGCCGTGGCGTGCTGGATATTGATCCACCGCAGGATGGCGAGGTGGTGGTGCTGGAACTGTCGAGCTACCAGACGGATCTGGCCCGCGCGTTGACACCGGATATTGCCGTCTTCACCAATCTCTCGCCCGATCATCTGGATCGCCACGCGGGCATGGGCGGCTACTTCGCCGCCAAGCGTCGGCTCTTTGCTGAAGGCGGCCCCGACCGTGCGGTGATTGGCGTCGACGAGGCCGAAGGGCGCTATCTGGCCAACCAGATGGCGCAGGGTGCGGCCGATGACCGGGTGATCCGGGTCTCCGCAGAAAGCAAGCTTGCCGGCCCCGGCTGGTCCGTCTTCGCACGCAAAGGGTTTCTCTCGGAGATGCGCAAGGGGCGTCAGGTGGCCGCGATCGACCTGCGCGCCATCAAGGGCCTGCCGGGCGCGCACAACCACCAAAACGCCTGCTGCGCCTATGCCGCCACACGTGCACTGGGGATCGCGCCTAAGCTGATCGAACAAGCCTTCCAAAGCTTCGAAGGCCTGCCGCACCGCTCCCAGATCGTGGCCGAGATTGGCGGCGTGACCTTCGTAAACGACAGCAAGGCCACCAACGTGGACAGTGCCGAAAAAGCGCTGCAGGCCTTTGACAACATCCGCTGGATCGCCGGCGGTCTTGGGAAAGAGGGCGGCATCGAGGCCCTGAGGGGCGCGCTCGGCAAGGTGCGCAAGGCCTACCTGATCGGCTTTTCCGCCCGCGACTTCGCGCTCCAGATCAGCGACACGCCGCATGAGATCTGTGAAACCATGGAGGCGGCCGTCGCCCGCGCCGCCGCGGAAGCCGAACCCGGGGATACAGTGCTGCTGGCCCCTGCCGCCGCCAGCTTTGATCAGTTCCCCAACTTCGAGAAGCGCGGCGAGGCCTTCATGTCGGCCGTCGCGCAGCTGAAAGGGTAA
- the murF gene encoding UDP-N-acetylmuramoyl-tripeptide--D-alanyl-D-alanine ligase, which produces MNTPLWSAQDAAMATGGEAHGGDWAVSGISIDTRSIEPGELFVALKDVRDGHDFVAQSLEKGAGAALVSRIPDGVPADAPLLLVADVLTALEDLGRAGRARSRAKVIGVTGSVGKTSTKEMLRTVLERQGKVHAAEKSFNNHWGVPITLARLPADADFAVIEIGMNHPGEIAPLSRMAAPHVALITTVAPAHLEAFESIDGIAHEKASIFEGLTEGGTAIFNTDVPTAPILAEVAAAKAATVVRFGTAKDADYVLETVALSPEATVIRATAAGEHVLFKLSLPAPHFALNALGVLACVEAVGGDIGLAASDMALWQPPAGRGTKEIIILDPTEDDLAIELIDDAFNANPVSMAAAFQVLAASKPKDGLGKVSRGRRIAILGDMLELGEDEAAQHRALAQNDALQSFTLIHCVGPRMKHLWDALPPQKRGHWVAEADALVAKAHHLLDAGDVILVKGSKGSYVSRVVDAIRKQGRKAAKD; this is translated from the coding sequence ATGAACACTCCCCTCTGGAGCGCGCAGGACGCGGCAATGGCCACTGGTGGCGAGGCGCACGGCGGCGATTGGGCGGTAAGCGGCATCTCGATCGACACCCGCTCGATTGAGCCGGGCGAGCTGTTCGTGGCGCTGAAGGATGTGCGCGACGGGCATGATTTCGTGGCACAGTCACTGGAAAAGGGTGCGGGCGCGGCGCTTGTCTCTCGCATTCCCGACGGGGTGCCTGCGGATGCGCCGCTGCTGCTCGTCGCTGACGTGCTCACCGCGCTGGAAGATCTGGGCCGCGCAGGCCGGGCGCGCAGCCGCGCCAAGGTGATCGGGGTGACAGGCTCTGTGGGTAAGACCTCGACCAAGGAAATGCTGCGCACGGTTTTGGAGCGGCAGGGCAAGGTCCATGCCGCCGAGAAGAGCTTCAACAACCATTGGGGGGTGCCGATCACGCTGGCGCGCCTGCCCGCAGATGCCGATTTCGCCGTGATCGAGATCGGCATGAACCACCCCGGCGAGATCGCACCGCTGTCGCGCATGGCCGCGCCCCATGTGGCACTGATCACCACCGTCGCGCCCGCCCATCTGGAGGCCTTCGAGTCGATTGACGGGATCGCCCATGAGAAAGCGTCGATCTTCGAGGGGCTCACCGAAGGCGGCACCGCGATCTTCAACACCGATGTGCCCACCGCTCCGATCCTTGCTGAGGTTGCCGCCGCAAAGGCGGCCACGGTAGTCCGTTTCGGGACGGCGAAAGATGCCGACTACGTGCTTGAAACCGTAGCACTTTCCCCCGAAGCCACGGTGATCCGCGCCACGGCAGCGGGCGAGCATGTGCTCTTCAAGCTCTCACTGCCCGCACCGCATTTCGCGCTCAACGCGCTCGGTGTTCTGGCTTGTGTCGAGGCCGTGGGCGGCGACATCGGCCTTGCGGCCTCCGACATGGCGCTTTGGCAGCCGCCGGCCGGGCGGGGCACCAAGGAAATCATCATCCTTGACCCGACCGAGGATGATCTGGCCATCGAGTTGATCGATGACGCCTTCAACGCCAACCCGGTGTCCATGGCCGCCGCCTTTCAGGTGCTGGCCGCCAGCAAGCCGAAGGACGGGCTGGGCAAGGTCTCGCGCGGGCGGCGCATCGCCATTCTGGGCGACATGCTGGAACTGGGCGAGGACGAGGCCGCGCAGCACCGCGCGCTGGCGCAGAACGACGCGCTGCAGAGCTTCACCCTGATCCACTGCGTCGGCCCGCGCATGAAACACCTCTGGGATGCGCTGCCGCCGCAGAAACGCGGCCATTGGGTCGCCGAAGCCGATGCGCTCGTGGCCAAGGCGCATCATTTGCTGGATGCCGGTGATGTTATCTTGGTAAAGGGCTCCAAAGGGTCGTATGTGTCGCGCGTTGTGGACGCGATCCGAAAACAAGGCCGCAAGGCCGCAAAAGACTGA
- the murG gene encoding undecaprenyldiphospho-muramoylpentapeptide beta-N-acetylglucosaminyltransferase codes for MSAPLLVIAAGGTGGHMFPAQALAEAMLDLGWRVKLSTDARGARYTGGFPEAVEIEQIPSATFARGGIAAKAGVPFKLARGVMAAMGKMRKDRPAVVVGFGGYPSFPAIAAAWLMRLPRMIHEQNGFPGLVNRKFARKVDAFACGIWPTELPAGVEGVHTGNPVRAAVLARAGAPYIAPGDHPMSVLVIGGSQGARILSEVVPQAMALLPEGIRRHLRISHQARAEDLPEVEAFYAENGINAYVQPFFTDIPDRMAEAQLVISRAGASSVADISIIGRPAILVPFAAATNDHQSANARGLVEAGAAVLIPESALDPEALAEQTGAILGDAHAASQMAQAALGQGRPDATGRLVEMVKELAGQARHAPAT; via the coding sequence GTGAGCGCGCCGCTTCTTGTGATCGCGGCCGGGGGCACCGGCGGCCATATGTTTCCTGCACAGGCATTGGCGGAGGCCATGCTGGATCTGGGCTGGCGGGTGAAGCTTTCGACCGACGCGCGCGGCGCGCGCTATACGGGCGGCTTCCCGGAGGCCGTGGAGATCGAGCAGATTCCTTCAGCCACGTTTGCGCGCGGCGGCATCGCGGCCAAGGCGGGCGTGCCCTTCAAGCTGGCGCGTGGCGTGATGGCGGCGATGGGCAAGATGCGCAAGGATCGTCCGGCCGTCGTGGTCGGTTTTGGCGGCTACCCGTCCTTCCCGGCCATCGCGGCGGCCTGGCTGATGCGCCTGCCGCGCATGATCCATGAGCAGAACGGCTTTCCCGGCCTTGTGAACCGCAAGTTTGCCCGCAAGGTGGATGCCTTCGCCTGTGGCATCTGGCCCACGGAACTGCCTGCGGGTGTGGAAGGCGTGCACACCGGCAATCCGGTGCGCGCCGCCGTGCTGGCGCGTGCGGGTGCGCCCTATATCGCGCCGGGCGATCATCCGATGAGCGTTCTGGTGATCGGCGGCTCTCAGGGCGCCCGCATCCTGTCGGAGGTCGTGCCGCAGGCCATGGCGCTCCTGCCCGAAGGCATCCGCCGCCACCTGCGTATCTCCCATCAGGCGCGCGCCGAGGATCTACCCGAGGTCGAGGCTTTCTACGCAGAGAATGGCATCAACGCTTACGTGCAGCCCTTCTTCACCGACATCCCGGACCGCATGGCCGAGGCCCAGCTGGTGATCAGCCGGGCGGGGGCCTCTTCGGTGGCCGATATCTCGATCATCGGGCGGCCGGCGATCCTCGTGCCTTTTGCCGCCGCCACAAACGATCACCAGAGCGCCAATGCGCGCGGGCTGGTGGAGGCGGGTGCGGCGGTGCTGATCCCCGAATCCGCCCTTGATCCCGAAGCGCTGGCAGAGCAAACAGGCGCGATCCTCGGCGACGCCCATGCTGCCAGCCAGATGGCGCAGGCCGCTTTGGGGCAGGGGCGCCCGGACGCAACGGGGCGGCTCGTGGAAATGGTGAAGGAATTGGCCGGGCAGGCACGCCACGCCCCGGCCACGTAG